A single region of the Acuticoccus sediminis genome encodes:
- a CDS encoding TRAP transporter small permease, giving the protein MRAIARAADTVLAGLYGLCAILAALCVVAILALVLTSIASRLLGAYVPGLTEGAGYMLGAAGSLGLAHTFRAGGHIRVDLALSALGGAARRGVDLLALAVTAAAITYLAWYLLRLVRLSLRYGDISDRSDALPLWLPQLPIAAGIVVFAVALIHGLVSYAATGRSPVRRQDGNLLVDRDA; this is encoded by the coding sequence ATGAGGGCGATCGCGCGCGCCGCGGACACGGTCCTGGCCGGGCTCTACGGCCTGTGCGCGATCCTCGCCGCGCTCTGCGTGGTCGCCATCCTCGCCCTCGTCCTGACCAGCATCGCGAGCCGGCTCCTCGGCGCCTATGTGCCGGGCCTGACCGAGGGGGCCGGCTACATGCTGGGCGCCGCCGGCAGCCTCGGGCTCGCGCACACCTTCCGCGCCGGCGGCCACATCCGCGTCGACCTGGCGCTGTCGGCCCTCGGCGGCGCGGCGCGGCGCGGGGTGGACCTCCTGGCGCTCGCCGTCACGGCGGCGGCGATCACCTACCTCGCCTGGTATCTGCTGCGGCTGGTGCGCCTCTCGCTGCGCTATGGCGACATCAGCGACCGGTCCGACGCGCTGCCGCTGTGGCTCCCCCAGCTTCCCATCGCGGCCGGGATCGTCGTGTTCGCCGTGGCGCTGATCCACGGCCTCGTGAGCTACGCCGCCACCGGACGCTCTCCCGTACGGCGGCAGGACGGGAACCTCCTCGTCGACCGGGACGCCTGA
- a CDS encoding TRAP transporter substrate-binding protein codes for MPEPTFAVSRLGAAVLASVLAATVPAAAEQWDMPTAYGAGNFITQAYVAFADDVRERTGGEIDITVHPGGSLYGGSEILRAVREGQVPIGARFLGAHSAEAPIFGLDTVPFLATNAAEARALYEASRPALDAALEERGLKLLFAPIWPPQGLFVNTEVTRIEDMQGKRFRAYDPSTTRLAELMGAVPTRTEASEIAQAFSTGMAESMMASGAIGVFQKIWDYVDYFYLVNAWLPKSVVLVNLDTWNGLDEATQTALMEAGAKAEAAVWEEMETVNQGYIDTMREAGMTVEEPSDALAASLKSIGDTMVDEWIATAGDDGAAVIEAYRAAQ; via the coding sequence ATGCCTGAGCCGACCTTCGCCGTTTCCCGCCTCGGGGCGGCCGTCCTCGCCAGCGTCCTGGCGGCCACCGTGCCGGCTGCCGCCGAGCAGTGGGACATGCCCACCGCCTACGGCGCGGGCAACTTCATCACGCAGGCCTACGTCGCCTTCGCCGACGACGTGCGCGAGCGCACCGGCGGGGAGATCGACATCACCGTGCACCCGGGCGGCTCGCTCTACGGCGGCTCGGAGATCCTGCGTGCCGTGCGCGAGGGGCAGGTGCCGATCGGCGCCCGGTTCCTCGGCGCACACTCCGCCGAAGCGCCGATCTTCGGCCTCGACACGGTGCCCTTCCTCGCCACCAACGCGGCCGAGGCGCGAGCGCTCTACGAGGCCTCCCGCCCGGCGCTCGACGCGGCGCTGGAGGAGCGCGGCCTCAAGCTCCTCTTCGCGCCGATCTGGCCGCCGCAGGGGCTCTTCGTGAACACCGAGGTCACCAGGATCGAGGACATGCAGGGCAAGCGCTTCCGCGCGTACGACCCGTCCACCACGCGCCTTGCCGAGCTGATGGGCGCGGTGCCGACGCGCACCGAGGCGAGCGAGATCGCCCAGGCCTTCTCCACCGGGATGGCCGAGAGCATGATGGCCTCCGGCGCCATCGGCGTGTTCCAGAAGATCTGGGACTATGTGGACTACTTCTATCTGGTGAACGCCTGGCTGCCGAAGTCGGTCGTGCTGGTGAACCTCGACACGTGGAACGGCCTCGACGAGGCGACGCAGACCGCGCTGATGGAGGCCGGCGCCAAGGCCGAAGCCGCCGTCTGGGAGGAGATGGAGACCGTGAACCAGGGCTACATCGATACGATGCGCGAGGCCGGAATGACGGTCGAGGAGCCGTCCGACGCCCTGGCCGCCTCGCTCAAGTCCATTGGCGACACCATGGTCGACGAGTGGATCGCGACGGCCGGCGATGACGGTGCCGCCGTCATCGAAGCCTACCGCGCCGCGCAGTAA
- a CDS encoding M24 family metallopeptidase — translation MSTDTTLAADRRIWRDELPFDEALLCHRIATLQADIAARGLTGLLLFDPENMFWLTGYQTIGYFTFQAMLLPREGLPVLVTRVVNRDLALALPTIGTAVAIFDTDDPITVLADALPTGGRIGLETTSRYLSVHDHRQLVASAAVAFEDCNGLIEMRRRTKGPEAIERMRRAATAVEAGMAAALAAVKPGARDNDVAAALYHGSIAAGSEYIGHPPMVVSGPRSALCFALWRRRTIARGDVVLIEGAGCVDRYHAMMARTAVVGPPTDEQKASAEALTALLETAVATIRPGETAGEIDRRCREGLEKLGLAKYFKSRTAYGIGIGFPPNWAEGHIYAIRPDDETVLEENMTFHVIPTMFREDFGMAISDSVRVSATGCEVLTRYPRDLVVVD, via the coding sequence GTGTCCACCGACACAACGCTGGCGGCCGACCGCCGGATCTGGCGCGACGAGCTGCCCTTCGACGAGGCGCTGCTGTGCCACCGAATCGCGACTCTTCAGGCCGATATCGCCGCCCGGGGTCTCACCGGCCTGCTCCTGTTCGATCCCGAGAACATGTTCTGGCTGACCGGTTACCAGACCATCGGCTACTTCACCTTCCAGGCGATGCTGCTGCCGCGCGAGGGGCTGCCCGTGCTCGTCACGCGCGTCGTCAATCGCGACCTCGCGCTGGCCCTGCCCACCATCGGCACCGCCGTGGCGATCTTCGACACGGACGATCCGATCACCGTCCTCGCGGACGCCTTGCCGACGGGCGGGCGCATCGGGCTGGAGACGACCTCGCGGTACCTGAGCGTGCACGATCACCGCCAGCTCGTCGCCTCCGCCGCGGTGGCGTTCGAGGACTGCAACGGCCTCATCGAGATGCGCCGCCGCACCAAGGGGCCCGAGGCGATCGAGCGGATGCGCCGCGCCGCCACCGCCGTGGAGGCGGGGATGGCCGCCGCGCTCGCCGCCGTGAAGCCGGGCGCCAGGGACAACGACGTCGCCGCCGCGCTCTACCACGGCTCCATCGCGGCGGGCAGCGAGTATATCGGCCACCCGCCGATGGTGGTCTCCGGTCCCCGCTCGGCGCTCTGCTTCGCGCTCTGGCGCCGGCGCACCATCGCGCGCGGCGACGTGGTGCTGATCGAGGGGGCGGGGTGCGTCGACCGCTACCATGCGATGATGGCGCGCACCGCCGTCGTCGGCCCGCCGACGGACGAGCAGAAGGCGAGCGCGGAGGCCCTGACCGCGCTCCTCGAGACCGCGGTCGCCACCATCCGCCCGGGCGAGACGGCCGGCGAGATCGACCGGCGCTGCCGCGAGGGCCTCGAGAAGCTCGGCCTCGCGAAATACTTCAAGAGCCGGACCGCCTACGGCATCGGCATCGGCTTCCCGCCGAACTGGGCGGAGGGGCACATCTATGCCATCCGTCCGGACGACGAGACGGTGCTGGAAGAGAACATGACGTTCCACGTCATCCCGACGATGTTCCGCGAGGATTTCGGCATGGCCATCAGCGACAGCGTCCGCGTGAGCGCGACGGGTTGCGAGGTGCTGACCCGGTATCCGCGCGACCTCGTCGTGGTCGACTGA
- a CDS encoding LysR substrate-binding domain-containing protein gives MTPRQVEVFRAIMRSGSVTGAAGHLNLSQPAVSKHLSLLERELGFVLFERARNRLVPTLEADALFEQVEALYGGIEELDRFAQALRHNNHGDVTVATLPLLSHRWMPSVLGAFAAHHRDISLSVPVRSTSWIARAVSAGRADMGVGLHSAAQRGVDQRVLMRLPLVAVSVPDHPLAGSGPVHPSALRPYDVVTLSNFEGAPLALARDLSGNLGRRRLEAFTVEFACEFARAGVGLAIVDALTAMHFAADGLVASPLQVEAEFALAIMRPTRRRSSQLASVIEAHLMEEAGATEAAVGRFMAAISGTP, from the coding sequence ATGACTCCACGCCAGGTCGAGGTGTTCCGCGCCATCATGCGGTCCGGGTCCGTGACCGGGGCGGCGGGGCATCTCAATCTCAGCCAGCCGGCGGTCAGCAAGCACCTGTCGCTGCTGGAGCGGGAGCTGGGGTTCGTGCTGTTCGAGCGGGCGCGCAACCGGCTCGTGCCGACGCTGGAGGCCGACGCGCTGTTCGAGCAGGTCGAGGCGCTCTATGGCGGCATCGAGGAGCTCGACCGCTTCGCCCAGGCCCTGCGGCACAACAACCATGGCGACGTCACGGTCGCGACGCTCCCCCTGCTCTCGCATCGCTGGATGCCGTCGGTGCTCGGGGCGTTCGCGGCGCACCATCGGGACATTTCGCTGTCGGTGCCGGTGCGCAGCACGAGCTGGATCGCGCGGGCGGTCTCGGCGGGGCGGGCGGACATGGGCGTGGGGCTCCATTCGGCCGCCCAGCGGGGCGTGGACCAGCGGGTCCTGATGCGCCTGCCGCTGGTCGCCGTGTCGGTGCCGGACCATCCGCTGGCCGGATCGGGCCCGGTCCATCCGTCCGCGCTGAGGCCCTACGACGTGGTCACGCTGAGCAATTTCGAGGGGGCGCCGCTCGCCCTCGCCCGGGACCTGAGCGGCAACCTCGGGCGACGCCGGCTGGAGGCGTTCACCGTCGAATTCGCGTGCGAGTTCGCGCGTGCCGGCGTCGGGCTCGCCATCGTGGATGCGCTGACGGCGATGCACTTCGCCGCCGACGGTCTCGTCGCATCGCCGCTGCAGGTCGAGGCGGAGTTCGCGCTCGCGATCATGCGGCCGACGCGGCGCCGCTCCTCGCAGCTGGCAAGCGTGATCGAGGCGCACCTGATGGAGGAAGCCGGCGCTACGGAAGCCGCCGTGGGCAGGTTCATGGCGGCGATTTCGGGTACGCCCTGA
- the ehuA gene encoding ectoine/hydroxyectoine ABC transporter ATP-binding protein EhuA, with amino-acid sequence MVRFDGVTKRYGDLTVLDGLSLDIMPGEMVSIIGPSGSGKTTVLRVLMTLEPINEGVIYIDGRPLTHMPGKGGLVPASERHLRRMRSEIGMCFQHFNLFPHMTALENCVEGPIYSLGLPKAEARARAVDLLELVGLADKMNHYPMQLSGGQQQRVAIARALAMRPRVLLFDEVTSALDPEVIGEVTQVIRTLVSEHNLTMLMVTHQMGFARDISDRVCFFSAGRIEEQGPPREFFTNPQRDRTRQFLRAVKEAL; translated from the coding sequence ATGGTCCGGTTCGACGGCGTGACGAAGCGCTATGGCGACCTCACCGTCCTCGACGGCCTGTCGCTCGACATCATGCCGGGCGAGATGGTGTCGATCATCGGGCCGTCGGGGTCCGGAAAGACCACGGTGCTGCGCGTCCTCATGACGCTCGAGCCGATCAACGAGGGCGTGATCTACATCGACGGACGCCCGCTGACCCATATGCCGGGCAAGGGCGGCCTCGTTCCCGCCAGCGAGCGGCACCTGCGCCGGATGCGCAGCGAGATCGGCATGTGCTTCCAGCACTTCAACCTGTTCCCGCACATGACCGCGCTGGAGAACTGCGTAGAGGGGCCGATCTACTCGCTCGGACTGCCGAAGGCCGAGGCGCGCGCCCGCGCCGTCGATCTGCTCGAGCTCGTCGGGCTCGCCGACAAGATGAACCACTACCCGATGCAGCTTTCCGGCGGGCAGCAGCAGCGCGTCGCCATCGCCCGCGCCCTCGCGATGCGCCCGCGCGTGCTCCTCTTCGACGAGGTCACCTCGGCGCTCGATCCGGAGGTGATCGGCGAGGTGACGCAGGTGATCCGCACGCTCGTGTCCGAACACAACCTCACCATGCTCATGGTCACCCACCAGATGGGGTTCGCCCGCGATATCTCCGACCGTGTCTGCTTCTTCTCGGCCGGCAGGATCGAGGAACAGGGGCCGCCGCGCGAGTTCTTCACCAACCCGCAGCGGGACCGCACGAGGCAGTTCCTGCGCGCCGTCAAGGAAGCCCTCTGA
- a CDS encoding MOSC domain-containing protein — MGPHGIIGDEIADPRSLGRDNHAIYLFNLDHYAHFEALLTRPLRPGTFAENVLYEGPDEFALRIGDEIGIGSVRLVLTTPRIPCHKLWHFVQAEQGFSAQFSRSNRTGVYARVLEGGDIRAGDSIAVVRSDPRNATIAELNAAMTRFDCDAGLLTSVLSSPDLLPGAADAIRRRVAGNQPELLAEPVRARVVGWRRLSHDVTELRITAPPTTDFGWKPGQFLTLALPVGTGATLFRCYSLTAGPPDAPFTVAVRRNGAAGHAASVSQHLFDADMTGTAVTLYPPSGGFCLPDIPGDAVTYIAGGIGITPILAHLRHLAAGAARPSVRLVYIARDRAAAVFHDELRALAEGWDTLDYQLHLTRPGVATAGRPDVDTIVAEAPEEAPLYVCGPPGLVHAVRAAHERRGRSNAALFYELFEAPGAGGEIAETVPCATVRLPDADISGTWRPRDGTLLDWIVARTPFRPPAACRAGLCRTCMAVLSHGAVAYPDGIAAPGHGRVLLCCARPASADLAITLPATTQRLQTSETRDVEEIQ, encoded by the coding sequence GTGGGACCTCACGGGATCATCGGTGACGAGATCGCCGATCCGCGATCCCTCGGACGCGACAATCACGCGATCTACCTGTTCAACCTGGACCACTATGCGCACTTCGAGGCGTTGCTGACCCGGCCCCTGCGGCCCGGAACCTTCGCCGAGAACGTGCTTTACGAGGGGCCGGATGAATTCGCGTTGAGGATCGGCGATGAAATCGGGATCGGCTCGGTCAGGCTCGTTCTGACGACACCGCGAATTCCCTGCCACAAGCTCTGGCACTTCGTTCAGGCCGAGCAGGGGTTTTCCGCGCAGTTCTCAAGAAGCAACCGCACCGGCGTCTATGCGCGCGTGCTGGAAGGCGGCGACATTCGTGCCGGCGACAGCATCGCCGTCGTCCGGAGCGACCCGCGCAACGCGACCATCGCCGAGCTGAACGCCGCGATGACCCGGTTCGACTGCGACGCCGGGCTGCTGACGAGCGTCCTGTCCTCGCCCGACCTCCTGCCGGGCGCCGCCGACGCGATCCGCCGGCGTGTGGCCGGGAACCAGCCCGAGCTCCTCGCCGAACCCGTGCGCGCCCGTGTCGTCGGGTGGCGGCGCCTGTCCCACGATGTGACGGAGCTGCGCATCACCGCGCCCCCGACGACGGACTTCGGCTGGAAACCCGGCCAGTTCCTCACCCTCGCGCTCCCGGTCGGGACCGGCGCGACGCTCTTCCGCTGCTATTCGCTGACCGCGGGACCGCCGGATGCGCCGTTCACGGTGGCCGTCCGCCGCAACGGGGCGGCTGGCCACGCCGCCTCGGTCTCGCAGCACCTCTTCGACGCCGACATGACCGGGACCGCGGTCACCCTCTATCCGCCGTCGGGAGGCTTCTGCCTGCCGGACATTCCCGGGGATGCCGTCACGTATATTGCCGGCGGCATCGGCATCACACCGATTCTCGCCCACCTGCGGCACCTCGCGGCCGGTGCGGCGCGGCCTTCGGTGCGGCTCGTCTACATCGCCAGGGACAGGGCCGCGGCCGTCTTCCACGACGAGCTCCGCGCCTTGGCCGAGGGGTGGGACACCCTCGACTACCAGCTTCACCTGACCCGTCCCGGCGTCGCCACCGCCGGGCGTCCCGATGTCGACACCATCGTGGCCGAGGCGCCGGAGGAGGCGCCGCTCTACGTGTGCGGCCCTCCCGGCCTCGTCCATGCGGTCCGCGCCGCGCACGAGAGGCGCGGCCGCAGCAACGCCGCACTGTTCTATGAGCTCTTCGAGGCCCCCGGCGCGGGCGGCGAGATCGCGGAGACCGTCCCTTGTGCGACCGTGCGCCTCCCGGACGCCGACATCTCCGGCACCTGGCGTCCCCGGGACGGGACGCTGCTCGACTGGATCGTCGCCCGCACGCCCTTCCGGCCTCCGGCGGCCTGCCGCGCGGGCCTCTGCCGGACGTGCATGGCCGTTTTGTCCCATGGCGCCGTCGCCTATCCGGACGGCATCGCGGCGCCCGGGCATGGGCGGGTGCTGCTGTGCTGCGCGCGGCCGGCGAGCGCGGATCTCGCCATAACGCTGCCCGCCACGACCCAACGCCTTCAAACCAGCGAGACACGCGACGTGGAGGAAATCCAGTGA
- the ehuB gene encoding ectoine/hydroxyectoine ABC transporter substrate-binding protein EhuB gives MLGFARFIGACSFAAAVTASSLAAASDNPLLDRFKAEGVRVGIAGYAPYGYKQADGSFTGEQVEVVQHVLTEMGITDIEYIAMDFGALIPSLVAGRIDLSAAGMYIRPERCEQVLFAEPTFGQGAAYVVKAGNPKGLHTFKDIAATDGAILAVLAGGTEEDLAKRDGVPDDKLLKVSDKAAGISAVMSGRADGFALSAFAIADIVRTAGELIGVESSGSITEIAGETYKGHGAISFPKGDGEVLAANAAFRDAFDAIQATYIGSGAYGEMASAWGFGPDDGPAFDMATLCGAGL, from the coding sequence ATGCTTGGCTTTGCTCGCTTCATCGGCGCGTGCTCTTTCGCCGCCGCTGTCACCGCCTCGTCCCTCGCGGCGGCGAGCGACAACCCGTTGCTCGACAGGTTCAAGGCGGAGGGGGTCCGCGTCGGCATCGCCGGCTATGCCCCCTACGGCTACAAGCAGGCTGACGGATCCTTTACCGGCGAGCAGGTGGAAGTCGTCCAGCACGTCCTGACGGAGATGGGCATCACCGACATCGAGTACATCGCGATGGACTTCGGCGCGCTGATCCCGTCCCTCGTCGCCGGGCGCATCGATCTCTCAGCCGCCGGCATGTACATCCGCCCGGAGCGCTGCGAGCAGGTGCTGTTCGCCGAGCCGACGTTCGGTCAGGGCGCCGCCTACGTGGTGAAGGCCGGAAACCCGAAAGGGCTCCATACCTTCAAGGACATCGCCGCCACTGACGGCGCGATCCTGGCCGTGCTCGCCGGCGGCACGGAGGAGGACCTCGCCAAGCGTGACGGCGTGCCCGACGACAAGCTGCTGAAGGTCTCCGACAAGGCCGCGGGCATTTCCGCCGTCATGTCCGGCCGTGCGGACGGCTTCGCCCTCTCGGCCTTCGCCATCGCCGACATCGTGCGCACCGCAGGCGAGCTCATCGGCGTCGAGAGCTCCGGCTCGATCACCGAGATCGCCGGCGAAACCTACAAGGGCCACGGTGCCATCTCCTTCCCGAAGGGCGACGGCGAGGTGCTCGCGGCCAACGCCGCCTTCCGCGACGCCTTCGACGCGATCCAGGCCACGTACATCGGGAGCGGCGCCTACGGCGAGATGGCCTCGGCCTGGGGCTTCGGCCCGGACGACGGCCCGGCGTTCGACATGGCGACGCTCTGCGGCGCTGGCCTCTAG
- the ehuC gene encoding ectoine/hydroxyectoine ABC transporter permease subunit EhuC: MSIRALVITLVVTVVAGLVYFVQSPFAGSAAVFLDAAATTLKILVASAVLSTLIAFAAGLGRLSPVGPVRWLSTAYIEIFRGTSALVQLFWLFYVLPLFGPRIDPFTTGVLAVSLNLGSYAAIVVEASVRAVPRSQVEASIALNMSAFRRMQRVILPQALRIMIPPFGNLAIQLFKLTAIVSFIGISDLTYTAYQLNQTTYRTVEVFTIVLLMYFAIGLSITILMRLLERRFSRGTTKARLA, from the coding sequence ATGTCCATCCGCGCGCTCGTCATCACGCTCGTCGTGACCGTGGTCGCGGGACTGGTCTACTTCGTCCAGTCGCCCTTCGCCGGCAGCGCCGCCGTCTTCCTGGACGCTGCCGCGACCACGCTGAAGATCCTCGTCGCGTCGGCGGTCCTGTCCACCCTCATCGCGTTCGCCGCGGGGCTCGGGCGGCTGTCGCCGGTCGGGCCGGTGAGGTGGCTGTCGACCGCCTACATCGAGATCTTCCGCGGCACCTCCGCGCTCGTGCAGCTCTTCTGGCTGTTCTACGTGCTGCCGCTGTTCGGGCCGCGGATCGACCCGTTCACCACCGGCGTGCTCGCGGTGTCGCTGAACCTCGGCTCCTATGCGGCGATCGTCGTGGAGGCGTCGGTGCGGGCGGTGCCGCGGAGCCAGGTCGAGGCGTCGATCGCCCTCAACATGAGCGCCTTCCGCCGGATGCAGCGGGTGATCCTGCCGCAGGCGCTGCGGATCATGATCCCGCCCTTCGGCAACCTCGCCATCCAGCTCTTCAAGCTGACGGCGATCGTCTCCTTCATCGGGATCTCGGACCTGACGTACACGGCCTACCAGCTCAACCAGACCACCTACCGGACGGTCGAGGTCTTCACCATCGTCCTCCTGATGTACTTCGCGATCGGCCTGTCGATCACGATCCTGATGCGCCTCCTGGAACGGCGCTTCTCCCGCGGCACCACCAAGGCGAGGCTGGCATGA
- the ehuD gene encoding ectoine/hydroxyectoine ABC transporter permease subunit EhuD → MTWDWAYTFEILPTMALASLVTLEVTVLGFAAAAALGLVWAVIGLLEVPGLTFAVRLAIEFVRSTPLLIQLFAVYYFLPSFGIMLPAFLTGVLVLGIHYSAYCAEVYRAGFANVPRGQWEAARALNLGIGHTLRRIVIPQAIPPVILPLGNYFVTMFKETPVLLAITIIELVATARIIGNDTFRYTEPMTLAGLFFLLLSLLAAAMMRALNARFALHRRIAR, encoded by the coding sequence ATGACCTGGGACTGGGCCTACACGTTCGAGATCCTGCCGACGATGGCGCTGGCCTCGCTGGTCACGCTGGAGGTGACGGTCCTCGGCTTCGCCGCCGCCGCGGCGCTGGGACTGGTGTGGGCCGTCATCGGCCTCCTCGAGGTCCCCGGCCTCACCTTCGCCGTGCGGCTCGCCATCGAGTTCGTCCGCAGCACGCCGCTCCTCATCCAGCTCTTCGCGGTCTACTACTTCCTGCCGAGCTTCGGCATCATGTTGCCGGCGTTCCTGACGGGCGTCCTCGTCCTCGGGATCCACTACTCGGCGTACTGCGCGGAGGTCTACCGGGCCGGCTTCGCGAACGTGCCGCGGGGACAGTGGGAGGCGGCGCGCGCCCTCAACCTCGGCATCGGCCACACGCTGCGCCGGATCGTCATTCCGCAGGCGATCCCGCCGGTGATCCTCCCGCTGGGCAACTACTTCGTGACCATGTTCAAGGAAACGCCGGTGCTGCTGGCGATCACCATCATCGAGCTCGTCGCTACCGCCCGGATCATCGGCAACGACACCTTCCGCTACACCGAGCCGATGACGCTGGCGGGGCTCTTCTTCCTGCTCCTCAGCCTCCTCGCCGCGGCGATGATGCGCGCCCTGAACGCCCGCTTCGCGCTGCATCGCCGCATCGCGCGCTGA
- a CDS encoding GntR family transcriptional regulator yields the protein MTRRPRDPTAPQIRAENIYQTLRNRICTNRIPPDTLLREEVLAAEFNVSRSPIRKVLAKLEHEGLVEVRHGVGTHVTQIDADALVDIYRARMSIAAATGPYFVTPLTAAHADMVDTYRDRFRALTPGDANGFADVNLQFYRDLTGLIANTCMREVHRNLFYGTSRMWLMKLPELDWADTIAKVCDELDEITRAIRRSDPMALGYAMRNGIAFNLSQFQLAREFGEPE from the coding sequence ATGACACGGCGCCCCCGAGACCCCACGGCACCGCAGATCCGCGCCGAGAACATCTACCAGACGCTTCGAAACCGCATCTGCACCAACCGGATCCCGCCGGACACGCTGCTGCGGGAGGAGGTGCTGGCGGCCGAGTTCAACGTCAGCCGCTCGCCGATCCGCAAGGTGCTCGCCAAGCTGGAGCATGAGGGGCTCGTCGAGGTGCGCCACGGCGTCGGCACCCACGTGACCCAGATCGACGCGGATGCCCTCGTCGACATCTACCGCGCCCGTATGTCGATCGCGGCGGCGACGGGTCCCTATTTCGTCACCCCGCTGACTGCCGCTCATGCCGACATGGTCGACACGTACCGCGACAGGTTCCGCGCCCTCACGCCGGGGGACGCGAACGGCTTCGCCGACGTCAATCTGCAGTTCTACCGGGACCTGACGGGCCTGATTGCGAACACGTGCATGCGCGAGGTCCATCGGAACCTCTTCTACGGCACGTCGCGCATGTGGCTGATGAAACTGCCCGAACTCGACTGGGCCGACACGATCGCCAAGGTCTGCGACGAGCTCGACGAGATCACGCGAGCCATCCGGCGCAGTGACCCGATGGCACTGGGCTACGCCATGCGCAACGGAATCGCATTCAACCTGAGCCAGTTCCAGCTGGCGCGCGAGTTCGGCGAGCCGGAGTGA